One window of Strix aluco isolate bStrAlu1 chromosome 24, bStrAlu1.hap1, whole genome shotgun sequence genomic DNA carries:
- the CCR10 gene encoding C-C chemokine receptor type 10, with the protein MQGQATPSPATTEPTSATDFYPWEDAYPWEDSALPELCEKQAVQGFARAYQPAVYLLLSLLGTVGNGLVLLTHTRYRQARSITDVCLLHLALSDLLLLLTLPFAVTDTLQGWSPGTAACKVLQGLYALNFYSGFLFLTCISVDRYVAIVRVPAACRLRPRARRRGWLTAGLAWLLAMLLALPQFVYGRAEQHQDLRLCRVVFPQEVSRVARGATNLVQVVLGFAVPFLVMASCYAAVARTLLAARGAQPHRALRVLLALVLVFVALQLPHSLMVLLDAAELLASWEMSCAQSRRKDLALLVTGGLAYLRCCLNPLLYAFLGQRFRRELWLLASDAGCVGPLEPRCPSCPSPRRRTSLSTCQDVV; encoded by the exons ATGCAGGGGCAG GCAACCCCCAGCCCCGCCACGACGGAGCCGACCAGCGCCACCGACTTCTACCCCTGGGAGGACGCGTACCCGTGGGAGGACAGCGCGCTGCCCGAGCTCTGCGAGAAGCAGGCGGTGCAGGGCTTCGCCCGCGCCTACCAGCCCGCTGTCTACCTGCTGCTCTCGCTGCTGGGCACGGTGGGGAACGGGCTGGTGCTGCTCACGCACACCCGCTACCGCCAGGCACGCAGCATCACCGACGTCTGCCTCCTGCACCTCGCCCTCTCTGACCTCCTGCTGCTTCTGACGCTGCCCTTCGCCGTCACCGACACGCTGCAGGGCTGGTCCCCGGGCACGGCCGCCTGCAAGGTGCTGCAGGGCCTCTATGCCCTCAACTTCTACAGCggcttcctcttcctcacctgcATCAGCGTGGACCGCTACGTGGCCATCGTGCGGGTGCCGGCCGCCTGCCGCCTGCGCCCGCGGGCTCGCCGCCGGGGCTGGCTGACGGCAGGGCTGGCCTGGCTACTGGCCATGCTGCTGGCGCTGCCCCAGTTCGTCTACGGCCGAGCAGAGCAGCACCAGGACCTCCGGCTCTGCCGCGTCGTCTTCCCCCAGGAGGTCTCGCGGGTGGCCCGGGGGGCCACCAACCTGGTGCAGGTCGTGCTGGGCTTTGCAGTGCCCTTCCTGGTGATGGCAAGCTGCTACGCGGCCGTGGCCCGGACACTGCTGGCGGCCCGTGGGGCCCAGCCCCACCGGGCACTGCGGGTGCTGCTGGCCCTCGTGCTGGTGTTCGTGGCCCTGCAGCTGCCCCACAGCCTGATGGTGCTGCTGGATGCGGCCGAGCTGCTGGCCAGCTGGGAGATGAGCTGTGCCCAGAGCCGCCGCAAGGACCTGGCGCTGCTGGTCACCGGCGGGTTGGCGTACCTGCGCTGCTGCCTCAACCCCCTGCTCTACGCCTTCCTGGGCCAGCGCTTCCGCCGCGAGCTGTGGCTACTGGCCAGTGATGCCGGGTGCGTGGGGCCCCTCGAGCCGCgctgccccagctgccccagtCCCCGCCGGCGGACGTCGCTCTCCACCTGCCAGGACGTGGTGTAG
- the CNTNAP1 gene encoding contactin-associated protein 1, whose protein sequence is MGARRLLGLLLAASAALLCPGPGCLARPCYDELVAPLYSSSIGASSRYNIFYSASFARLHSTSGWSPDPRDKQPWLQIDLMQKHRINAVATQGTFNTYDWLTRYIVLFGDHPTSWKPFFQQGSNWTFFGNVNESGVVRHDLHYPILARYIRIIPVAWNPRGKIGLRLGLYGCPYRSHVLYFDGDDAISYRFRAKRISTREDDISFNFKTLEQDGVLMHGEGSQGDYITVELKQAQLFLHISLGSSPLHASEGHTTVGVGSLLDDQHWHSLHIERYGHHVNLTLDGEVKRFRCHGTFDQLDLDTELFFGGVIDQDKQHLTYRQNFRGCVENIIFNGVNIADLARHRKPNIRFEGSVGRYCQDQLTTPITFAGINNYVRVPGIPRRNRLAVSFRFRSWDTAGLLLYTSFADRLGSLEVVLSEGQLNVSIAQPGKKKLEFAAGHRLNDGFWHSVQLVARDGSAVVTIDDDDGAEFRVAHPFQLRTGSQYFFGGCPKPASVTGCRSNQTAFHGCLQMLNVDLQPVDVELLVQHRLAQYFNVLFNVCGITDRCTPNLCEHDSRCVQSWDDFMCICDLTGYKGETCHKSLYKESCDAYRVSGKTSGNYTIDPDGSGPLKPFTVYCDIREDRAWTIIRHNRHYATRVMGSSVDQPYLGAVEYWNASWAEVSALANASEYCEQRIELHCYSSRLLNTPSGLPFSFWMGRYDERHYYWGGSRPGIQRCACGLDKNCADPKYFCNCDADHALWRTDKGLLTFVDHLPVTQVVVGDTNRSGSEAQFLLGPLRCYGDRNTWNTVSFNRGAALLFPTFQANHSLDISFYFKTTALSGVFLENPGSRNYIRIELNTTRDVVFAYDIGNGDENLTVRSVVPWNDDEWHQVKAELNVKLARLRVDKLPWVVRPAPPQSFVRLNFDRPLYVGSAEHKMRPFLGCLRALRMNGVTLNLEGKANETEGVRVNCTGHCQDPPVPCQNSGLCVERYSHYSCNCSVSAFDGPFCNHDIGGYFEEGTWVRYNILPVSLYAAREFASIVSSPWQPLPGYNLTSEEVSFSFSTTSAPAVLLYVSSFVKDYMAVLIKDDGSLQLRYQLGTSPYVFALTTKPVTDGRPHRVNITRLHRTLYTQVDYLPVMEQQFSLFVDSKLDSPKNLYLGRVMETGVIDPEIQRYNTPGFSGCLSGVKFNSLVPLKAIFRPTSVVRPYSIRGELVESSCASMLPLTTILIPPEMDPWYMGTEFPHVHDDGWIGFIIGFVTFLLLLLGGLLVLLYFYYHRYKGSYHTNEPKAVQDYGSAAKPLSVRKDQNLPQILEEAKGD, encoded by the exons ATGGGCGCTCGCCGCCTCCTCGGGCTCCTGctcgccgcctccgccgccctcctgtgccccggccccggctgccTCGCAC GACCCTGCTACGATGAGCTGGTCGCTCCCCTCTACTCCTCGTCCATCGGTGCCTCCTCCAGATACAACATCTTCTACTCAGCCAGCTTTGCGCGGCTGCACA GCACCAGCGGCTGGTCCCCTGACCCCCGGGACAAGCAGCCCTGGCTCCAGATCGACCTGATGCAAAAGCACCGGATCAACGCAGTGGCCACGCAGGGAACCTTCAACACCTACGACTGGCTGACCCGCTACATCGTGCTCTTCGGAGACCACCCCACCAGCTGGAAACCCTTCTTCCAGCAGGGCAGCAACTGG ACGTTCTTTGGGAACGTGAACGAGAGCGGGGTGGTGCGGCACGACCTGCACTACCCCATCCTGGCGCGCTACATCCGCATCATCCCGGTGGCCTGGAACCCGCGCGGGAAGATCGGGCTGCGCCTGGGCCTCTACGGCTGCCCCTACA ggTCCCACGTGCTCTACTTCGACGGGGATGACGCCATCTCCTACCGCTTCCGGGCCAAGAGGATCAGCACCCGCGAGGATGACATCTCCTTCAACTTCAAGACGCTGGAGCAGGATGGGGTGCTGATGCACGGGGAGGGCTCGCAGGGCGACTACATCACGGTGGAGCTCAAGCAGGCCCAGCTCTTCCTGCACATCAGCTTAG gcagcagcccGCTGCACGCCAGCGAGGGCCACACGACGGTGGGGGTGGGCAGCCTCCTGGACGACCAGCACTGGCACTCACTGCACATCGAGCGCTACGGCCACCACGTCAACCTGACGCTGGACGGGGAGGTCAAGCGCTTCCGCTGCCACGGCACCTTCGACCAGCTCGACCTCGACACCGAG CTCTTCTTCGGGGGGGTGATCGACCAGGACAAGCAGCACCTCACCTACCGGCAAAACTTCCGGGGCTGCGTGGAGAACATCATCTTCAACGGGGTCAACATCGCCGACCTGGCCCGGCACCGGAAACCCAACATCCGCTTCGAG GGCAGCGTGGGCCGCTACTGCCAGGACCAGCTGACCACCCCCATCACCTTTGCTGGCATCAACAACTACGTGCGGGTGCCAGGAATCCCGCGGAGGAACCGCCTGGCCGTCAGCTTCCGCTTCCGCTCCTGGGACACGGCCGGGCTCCTGCTCTACACCAGCTTTGCCGACCGCCTGGGCTCCCTCGAGGTGGTGCTGAGCGAGGGGCAGCTTAACGTCTCCATCGCCCAGCCCGGCAAGAAGAAGCTGGAGTTTGCCGCAG GGCATCGTCTGAACGACGGCTTCTGGCACTCGGTGCAGCTGGTGGCGCGGGACGGCTCGGCTGTGGTGACCATCGACGACGACGATGGTGCTGAGTTCCGGGTGGCGCATCCCTTCCAGCTCCGCACCGGCAGCCAGTACTTCTTTGGAg GCTGCCCCAAGCCAGCCTCAGTCACCGGCTGCCGGTCGAACCAGACGGCCTTCCACGGCTGCCTGCAGATGCTGAACGTGGACCTGCAGCCCGTGGACGTGGAGCTGCTGGTGCAGCACCGGCTGGCGCAGTACTTCAACGTGCTCTTCAACGTCTGCGGCATCACGGACAG GTGCACCCCCAACCTGTGCGAGCACGACAGCCGCTGCGTCCAGTCCTGGGACGACTTCATGTGCATCTGCGACCTGACGGGGTACAAGGGGGAGACCTGCCACAAAT CCCTTTACAAGGAATCGTGTGATGCTTACCGGGTCAGCGGGAAAACCTCAGGGAACTACACCATCGACCCGGACGGCAGCGGGCCGCTCAAGCCCTTCACGGTGTATTGCGATATCCGAG AGGACCGAGCGTGGACCATCATCCGGCACAACCGCCACTACGCCACACGGGTGATGGGCTCCAGCGTGGACCAGCCCTACCTGGGGGCTGTGGAGTACTGGAACGCCTCCTGGGCCGAGGTCTCCGCGCTGGCAAACGCCTCCGAGTACTGCGAGCAGCGCATCGAGCTCCACTGCTACAGCTCCCGCCTGCTCAACACCCCCT CCGGGCTGCCCTTCAGCTTCTGGATGGGCCGGTACGACGAGCGGCACTACTACTGGGGGGGCTCGCGGCCGGGCATCCAGCGCTGCGCCTGCGGGCTGGACAAGAACTGCGCCGACCCCAAGTACTTCTGCAACTGCGATGCCGACCACGCGCTGTG GAGGACGGACAAGGGTCTGCTGACCTTCGTGGATCACCTGCCCGTCACCCAGGTCGTGGTTGGAGACACCAACCGCTCTGGCTCCGAAGCCCAGTTCCTGCTGGGGCCCCTGCGGTGCTACGGAGACC GCAACACCTGGAACACTGTCTCCTTCAACAGGGGCgcagccctgctcttccccacCTTCCAGGCCAACCACAGCCTCGACATCTCCTTCTACTTCAAGACCACCGCCTTATCCGGTGTTTTCCTGGAGAACCCCGGCTCCCGAAACTACATCCGCATCGAGCTCAACA CCACCAGGGACGTGGTGTTTGCCTACGACATTGGGAACGGGGACGAGAACCTGACGGTGCGGTCGGTGGTGCCCTGGAACGATGACGAGTGGCACCAGGTGAAGGCTGAGCTCAACGTCAAGCTGGCGCGGCTGCGGGTGGACAAGCTGCCCTGGGTGGTGCGACCAGCCCCCCCGCAGAGCTTCGTCCGCCTGAACTTTGACAGGCCCCTCTACGTGG GCTCGGCGGAGCACAAGATGCGCCCGTTCCTGGGGTGCCTGCGGGCACTGCGGATGAATGGGGTGACGCTCAACCTGGAGGGCAAAGCCAACGAGACAGAGGGTGTGCGGGTCAACTGCACCGGCCACTGCCAGGACCCGCCCGTGCCCTGCCAGAACAGCGGGCTCTGCGTCGAGCGCTACAGCCACTACAGCTGCAACTGCAGCGTCTCCGCCTTCGACGGGCCCTTCTGCAACCACG ACATCGGCGGGTACTTCGAGGAGGGCACCTGGGTGCGGTACAACATCCTGCCCGTGTCTCTGTACGCCGCCCGCGAGTTCGCCAGCATCGtcagcagcccctggcagcccctgCCCGGCTACAACCTCACCAGCGAGGAGGTCAGCTTTAGCTTCAGCACCACCTCGGCGCCTGCCGTGCTGCTCTACGTCAGCTCCTTCGTCAAGGACTACATGGCCGTGCTCATCAAGGATGATG GGAGCCTGCAGCTGCGCTACCAGCTGGGCACCAGCCCCTACGTCTTTGCTCTCACCACCAAACCGGTGACGGACGGGAGGCCCCACCGCGTCAACATCACCCGCCTGCACCGCACACTGTACACCCAg GTGGACTATCTCCCCGTCATGGAGCAGCAGTTCTCCCTGTTTGTGGACAGCAAGCTGGACTCGCCCAAAAACCTGTACCTGGGGCGTGTGATGG AGACTGGCGTGATCGACCCCGAGATCCAGCGCTACAACACGCCCGGCTTCTCAGGCTGCCTCTCGGGGGTGAAGTTTAACAGCCTCGTCCCCCTCAAAGCCATCTTCCGCCCCACCAGCGTCGTGCGGCCCTACAGCATCCGCGGGGAGCTGGTGGAGTCGAGCTGTGCCTCCATGCTCCCCCTCACCACCATCCTCATCCCTCCCGAGATGGACCCCTGGTACATGGGCACGG AGTTCCCCCACGTGCACGACGACGGCTGGATCGGGTTCATCATCGGGT TTGTGAccttcctgctcctgctgctcggggggctgctggtgctgctgtacTTCTACTACCACCGCTACAAGGGCTCCTACCACACCAACGAGCCCAAGGCCGTCCAGGACTACGGCAGCGCGGCCAAACCGCTGTCGGTGCGCAAGGACCAGAACCTGCCCCAGATCCTGGAGGAGGCGAAAGGGGACTAG